The Faecalibacterium prausnitzii genome includes a window with the following:
- a CDS encoding NUDIX domain-containing protein, whose protein sequence is MDAAHFEKKLTSEVLFEGRVITLTKDTALLENGKTATREVVHHHGGACIVPYFEDGTICMVRQFRYAMQQELWELPAGKLEAGEDPFEAARRELEEECGLTAEHYTSLGEFYPTVGYDTEVIYTWVATGLKETHMHLDADEFLTPDRVPLQKAYEMVMSGEIKDGKTVAGVLKLKALLDEGRL, encoded by the coding sequence ATGGACGCAGCACATTTTGAGAAGAAACTGACCAGCGAGGTGCTCTTCGAGGGCCGGGTCATCACCCTGACTAAGGACACCGCCCTGCTGGAGAACGGGAAGACCGCCACCCGCGAAGTGGTGCATCACCACGGCGGTGCCTGCATCGTGCCTTACTTTGAGGACGGCACCATCTGCATGGTGCGCCAGTTCCGCTATGCCATGCAGCAGGAGCTGTGGGAGCTGCCCGCCGGCAAGCTGGAAGCGGGCGAAGACCCCTTTGAAGCCGCCAGGCGCGAACTGGAAGAGGAATGCGGCCTGACCGCCGAGCACTACACCTCGCTGGGCGAATTTTACCCCACCGTGGGCTACGACACCGAGGTCATCTACACCTGGGTGGCCACCGGCCTGAAGGAGACCCACATGCACCTGGACGCCGACGAGTTCCTGACGCCCGACCGTGTGCCGCTGCAAAAAGCCTATGAGATGGTCATGAGCGGCGAGATCAAGGACGGCAAGACTGTGGCAGGCGTGCTCAAGCTGAAGGCCCTGCTGGACGAGGGCAGACTGTGA